A single Crateriforma conspicua DNA region contains:
- a CDS encoding sigma-54-dependent transcriptional regulator, translating into MTAPTLLVIDDDPLILQCMKLCLPEPDYTVLVASTAEHGINIFRQSRPDAVLCDIQLPDRSGLAAASELREIDRRIPVILITGHGTAETAITAMSNGAFDYVTKPFEPDEILPLIDSALETSRMARRPAVLPSDKPMHTAAADQVLGRCDAMVEVFRSIGRVASKDVAVLILGETGTGKEVVARAIYQHSHRHDQVFHAINCAAIPENLLESELFGHEKGAFTGADQRRIGKFEICDKGTLFLDEIGDMSPVMQTKLLRVLQEKEFERVGGSKPIKTDVRILAATNRDLESAIGDGSFRSDLFYRLNEFTIRLPPMRERGDDVPLMIEHFFSAFARQLGKEFISIAPETMQSLCQHHWPGNVRELQGVIKQTLLKASGPVIVPAFLPPSFHRDPKHDITTPSSSDWRSDLSRLIASRLAAGSFSISSDIHDEVDRVLIEQVLKATQGNLSEASARLGISRPTLRSRLKQLGLTRH; encoded by the coding sequence ATGACTGCCCCCACGCTCTTGGTCATCGACGACGACCCTCTGATTTTGCAGTGCATGAAACTGTGCCTGCCGGAACCTGATTACACGGTGTTGGTCGCATCGACTGCGGAACACGGGATCAACATCTTCCGTCAATCGCGTCCCGATGCGGTGCTGTGTGATATCCAATTGCCCGATCGATCCGGGCTGGCGGCAGCCAGCGAACTGCGTGAAATCGATCGCCGGATCCCTGTCATCTTGATCACCGGTCACGGTACGGCCGAAACCGCAATCACGGCGATGAGCAACGGGGCCTTCGACTACGTGACCAAACCGTTCGAACCGGACGAGATTCTGCCGTTGATCGATTCGGCGTTGGAAACCAGTCGCATGGCACGACGTCCGGCGGTATTGCCCAGCGACAAACCGATGCACACTGCCGCGGCCGATCAGGTCTTGGGCCGATGCGACGCCATGGTCGAAGTCTTTCGTTCCATCGGTCGTGTCGCATCCAAGGACGTTGCGGTATTGATCCTTGGCGAAACGGGAACCGGAAAGGAAGTCGTCGCACGGGCGATTTATCAACACAGCCATCGACACGATCAAGTCTTTCATGCAATCAACTGTGCCGCAATTCCCGAGAACCTGCTGGAAAGCGAACTGTTCGGGCATGAAAAGGGCGCCTTCACTGGTGCCGACCAACGGCGAATCGGCAAGTTCGAGATTTGCGACAAAGGCACGCTTTTCTTGGACGAAATCGGCGACATGTCACCGGTCATGCAAACCAAGCTGTTGCGTGTGCTGCAGGAAAAGGAATTCGAACGGGTCGGCGGATCGAAGCCCATCAAAACCGATGTGCGGATCCTGGCGGCGACCAACCGCGATCTGGAATCCGCTATCGGCGACGGCAGTTTCCGCAGCGATCTGTTTTATCGCTTGAACGAGTTCACGATTCGGTTGCCACCAATGCGGGAACGTGGCGATGACGTCCCCCTGATGATCGAACACTTTTTTTCTGCATTTGCCAGGCAACTGGGCAAAGAGTTCATCAGCATAGCGCCCGAAACAATGCAGTCACTGTGCCAGCATCATTGGCCCGGCAACGTTCGTGAATTGCAGGGCGTGATCAAACAAACCCTGTTGAAAGCCAGCGGGCCGGTGATCGTCCCGGCGTTCTTGCCGCCGTCCTTTCATCGCGACCCGAAACATGACATCACCACGCCGTCATCGTCAGATTGGCGAAGCGATCTTTCGCGGCTGATCGCTTCGCGTTTGGCGGCCGGTTCGTTTTCCATCAGCAGTGACATTCACGATGAAGTCGATCGCGTGTTGATCGAGCAAGTGTTGAAAGCGACGCAAGGAAACTTGAGCGAGGCCAGTGCACGTCTGGGCATCAGTCGCCCGACCCTGCGCAGCCGTCTCAAGCAATTGGGTTTGACGCGACACTAA
- a CDS encoding two-component system sensor histidine kinase NtrB, which yields MSAERFLFPASVALTLIYTLGSLWIGVRRIDDTDRLERRIESARMYRNTLGDFQRVISSATTRVWRFHVTGNEVDRALAQQRLSDASDDVMRLADLEQHSLSESALRFGSDTAQASLQAVRRIIQHPVQGDDQLEATETLKRNRDHANAVIDLIDQDIESVKPLLSRHRTLIRSLLVYGQLVMIGLLALIFLTQQAEKRLRSESGKEQLRYTTLLSEIPEPIHIEDPSGAVVYWNAGAEKLFGIPAEQMIGRNADSVIDLGFGDDEQASGRLQHYDRAKHWNGEVWAKNAAGKSIHLERRRTRVMDGRQCHGVVVLDLDLAERKRLQAVDRRRQRLESLGTLASGIAHDLNNVLTPILMSSKMLARHDPKINQDALIDTITQGASRAAGLIDQLLTFARGGEGQHVDLDLAGVLHDTETILQRTLKPSINLRLEVADAMPMIHGDETEISQVVMNLAINARDAMPDGGTLAIRTSVQEFSKERLFSFTPLPPGRYVRIEVSDTGHGIAPENRERIFEPFFSTKERGQGTGLGLSTSLGIIKSHRGAVEVKSVPGEGTTIAVLLPAR from the coding sequence ATGTCCGCCGAACGATTTCTATTTCCAGCATCGGTCGCTTTGACCTTGATTTACACCCTCGGATCGCTGTGGATCGGGGTCCGCCGGATCGACGACACCGATCGGCTGGAACGGCGAATCGAATCCGCTCGCATGTACCGCAACACTTTGGGCGACTTTCAACGGGTGATTTCGTCGGCAACCACACGCGTTTGGCGGTTCCACGTGACCGGCAATGAAGTCGACCGAGCGTTGGCCCAGCAACGGTTGTCCGACGCTAGCGACGATGTGATGCGTCTGGCCGACTTGGAACAGCATTCGCTTTCCGAGTCCGCACTTCGATTCGGTTCCGATACGGCACAGGCCAGTCTGCAAGCGGTACGCCGCATCATCCAGCATCCCGTCCAGGGCGACGATCAATTGGAGGCGACCGAAACGTTGAAGCGTAACCGCGACCACGCCAACGCCGTGATCGACTTGATTGACCAAGACATTGAATCCGTCAAACCATTGCTGTCGCGGCACCGGACGCTTATCCGTTCACTATTGGTTTATGGACAACTGGTGATGATCGGTTTGTTGGCGTTGATTTTTTTGACTCAGCAAGCTGAAAAGCGTTTGCGATCCGAAAGCGGAAAAGAACAATTGCGATACACGACGTTGTTGTCTGAGATCCCTGAACCGATTCACATCGAAGACCCCAGTGGTGCGGTGGTGTATTGGAACGCCGGCGCCGAAAAGTTATTCGGGATTCCCGCGGAACAGATGATCGGCAGGAATGCCGATAGCGTCATTGATTTGGGCTTTGGCGACGACGAACAGGCATCCGGCCGATTGCAACACTACGACCGGGCCAAGCATTGGAACGGCGAGGTATGGGCGAAGAACGCCGCCGGCAAATCGATCCATCTGGAACGCCGACGGACTCGCGTGATGGACGGTCGGCAATGCCATGGCGTGGTCGTCTTGGATTTGGACCTTGCCGAGCGCAAACGGCTCCAAGCGGTCGACCGTCGCCGCCAGCGTTTGGAATCGCTGGGCACGCTGGCAAGCGGTATCGCCCATGACTTGAACAACGTACTGACGCCGATTCTGATGAGCAGCAAGATGCTGGCCCGGCATGATCCGAAGATCAACCAAGACGCCTTGATCGACACGATCACCCAAGGTGCATCGCGTGCTGCGGGGCTGATCGATCAACTGCTGACCTTCGCACGCGGGGGTGAAGGTCAACATGTCGACCTGGATCTGGCAGGCGTTTTGCACGACACCGAGACGATTTTACAGCGAACCTTGAAACCCAGTATCAACTTGCGTTTGGAGGTCGCCGATGCGATGCCGATGATCCACGGTGATGAAACGGAGATCAGTCAAGTGGTGATGAATCTGGCCATCAACGCACGCGATGCGATGCCCGATGGTGGCACGCTGGCGATTCGGACTTCAGTTCAAGAATTCTCAAAGGAACGGTTGTTTTCGTTCACGCCACTGCCACCGGGACGCTACGTTCGCATCGAAGTCAGCGACACGGGACACGGGATTGCACCGGAGAATCGCGAACGGATTTTCGAGCCCTTCTTTTCGACCAAGGAACGTGGCCAAGGCACAGGGCTTGGCCTTTCCACTTCGCTGGGCATCATCAAAAGCCACCGGGGTGCGGTGGAGGTGAAATCAGTGCCCGGCGAAGGCACGACCATCGCTGTTCTGCTGCCCGCCCGTTGA